The Xiphophorus couchianus chromosome 5, X_couchianus-1.0, whole genome shotgun sequence genome includes a region encoding these proteins:
- the acox1 gene encoding peroxisomal acyl-coenzyme A oxidase 1 isoform X2: MNPDITRERQNASFDVEKLTYILDGGPEKTKRRRQIEALVFSDPDFHEDDPNFLSRSERYDQAVRKSAQMVLKLREYGIADPEEIYYYKSMVRGNQQEPFGLHVVMFIPSLRRLCDPQQAKKWLPLAESFQVLGTYAQTEMGHGTHLRGLETTATYDPATQEFVLNSPTVSSIKWWPGGLGKTSNHAIVLAQLYSLGNCHGLHAFIVPIRDMKTHEPLPGIVVGDIGPKFGFNEVDNGFLKLENVRIPRENMMMKYSKVEPDGTYVKPPSSKLTYGTMVFVRSMIVGESARTLSKSCTIAIRYSAVRHQSEIRPGEPEPQILDYQTQQYKLFPLLSMAYAFTFVGQYMTEIYHRISEDISQGDFNQLPELHALSAGLKAFTTWETNSAIEVCRMSCGGHGYSRSSALPDIYVEFTPTCTYEGENTVMMLQTARYLVKSYRQAEKGQQLSGIVSYLNESQNRRVQPQAVASRRPLVDINDLSSLVQVYQQRAATLVEMAAKSIQQELQRRKSQEDAWNNSAIDLVRASDAHCHYVVVKVFNDKLKGVGDTAIHSVLSTLALLYAMHGITKNSGDFLQTGLVSVPQVLQISVRIKELLSQLRPNVVALVDAFDIHDKKLNSVLGRYDGNVYENMFEWARRSPLNAAEVHESFQKYLKPLRSKL, encoded by the exons ATGAATCCTGATATCACACGAGAACGTCAAAATGCTTCGTTTGACGTCGAAAAACTTACCTACATTTTGGACGGAGGCCCGGAAAAGACTAAAAGAAGACGACAAATTG AGGCGCTGGTTTTCAGTGACCCAGATTTCCACGAGGACGACCCAAACTTCCTGTCTCGCAGCGAACGCTACGACCAGGCCGTTCGAAAAAGCGCCCAGATGGTCCTGAAGCTCAGAGAGTACGGCATCGCCGACCCGGAGGAAATCTATTACTACAAAAG TATGGTTAGagggaaccagcaggaaccttTCGGGCTGCATGTTGTCATGTTCATCCCAAGCCTGCGCAGACTGTGCGACCCCCAGCAGGCCAAGAAATGGCTGCCTCTGGCAGAGTCCTTCCAGGTTTTGGGCACATATGCCCAAACTGAGATGGGTCACG GGACACACCTGAGAGGCCTGGAGACCACAGCCACGTACGATCCGGCCACCCAGGAGTTTGTGTTGAACAGTCCCACCGTCAGCTCCATCAAATGGTGGCCTGGAGGAC TTGGGAAGACCTCCAACCATGCCATCGTTTTGGCCCAGCTGTACAGTTTGGGAAACTGCCACGGTCTGCATGCGTTCATCGTTCCCATCCGTGACATGAAGACTCATGAACCTCTGCCGG GAATCGTAGTCGGTGATATTGGCCCCAAGTTTGGCTTTAATGAAGTTGATAACGGATTTCTGAAATTGGAGAATGTGAGGATTCCTCGAGAGAATATGATGATGAAATACTCCAAG GTGGAGCCGGACGGGACGTACGTGAAGCCGCCCAGTTCCAAGCTGACCTATGGCACCATGGTGTTCGTCCGCTCCATGATTGTAGGCGAGTCGGCTCGCACCCTGTCCAAGTCCTGCACCATCGCCATCCGCTACAGCGCCGTGCGCCACCAGTCTGAGATCCGTCCGGG AGAACCAGAGCCTCAGATCCTGGACTACCAGACGCAGCAGTACAAGCTCTTCCCTCTGCTCTCCATGGCTTACGCGTTCACGTTTGTCGGCCAGTACATGACAGAGATATACCACCGGATCTCTGAAGACATCAGCCAGGGAGACTTCAACCAGCTGCCCGAG CTCCATGCCCTCTCTGCGGGCCTGAAGGCCTTCACCACCTGGGAAACCAACTCCGCCATCGAGGTGTGCCGCATGTCGTGCGGCGGCCACGGTTACTCCCGCAGCAGTGCCTTGCCCGATATTTACGTAGAGTTTACCCCAACCTGCACCTATGAGGGCGAGAACACAGTCATGATGCTGCAGACTGCAAG ATATCTGGTGAAGAGCTACCGACAGGCTGAAAAGGGCCAGCAGCTGAGCGGCATCGTGTCGTACCTGAACGAGTCCCAGAACCGGAGGGTCCAGCCGCAGGCCGTGGCCTCcaggcgccccctggtggacatCAATGACCTGAGCAGCCTGGTGCAGGTCTACCAGCAGAGAGCCGCAAC tTTAGTTGAAATGGCGGCAAAAAGCATCCAGCAGGAGCTGCAGCGCAGGAAGTCACAGGAGGACGCCTGGAACAACAGCGCTATCGACCTGGTCAGAGCCTCGGAT GCccactgtcactatgttgtggtGAAAGTCTTTAATGACAAGCTAAAAGGCGTTGGGGACACAGCAATACACTCTGTGCTGTCAACGCTGGCTCTGCTCTACGCCATGCATGGAATCACAAAGAACTCTGGAGACTTTCTGCAG ACTGGACTGGTGAGCGTGCCCCAGGTTCTGCAGATTTCGGTTCGTATCAAAGAGCTTCTGTCCCAGCTGCGACCCAACGTTGTGGCGCTGGTCGATGCCTTCGACATCCACGACAAGAAGCTGAATTCGGTTCTGGGACGCTACGACGGAAACGTCTACGAGAACATGTTCGAGTGGGCTCGCCGCTCACCTCTTAATGCCGCAGag GTCCATGAATCCTTCCAGAAGTACCTGAAGCCGCTGCGGTCCAAACTGTAA
- the acox1 gene encoding peroxisomal acyl-coenzyme A oxidase 1 isoform X1 → MNPDITRERQNASFDVEKLTYILDGGPEKTKRRRQIEALVFSDPDFHEDDPNFLSRSERYDQAVRKSAQMVLKLREYGIADPEEIYYYKSCVHPGRPSPLDLHLAMFLPTLLNQASPAQMDRFFMPAWNLEIIGTYAQTEIGHGTHLRGLETTATYDPATQEFVLNSPTVSSIKWWPGGLGKTSNHAIVLAQLYSLGNCHGLHAFIVPIRDMKTHEPLPGIVVGDIGPKFGFNEVDNGFLKLENVRIPRENMMMKYSKVEPDGTYVKPPSSKLTYGTMVFVRSMIVGESARTLSKSCTIAIRYSAVRHQSEIRPGEPEPQILDYQTQQYKLFPLLSMAYAFTFVGQYMTEIYHRISEDISQGDFNQLPELHALSAGLKAFTTWETNSAIEVCRMSCGGHGYSRSSALPDIYVEFTPTCTYEGENTVMMLQTARYLVKSYRQAEKGQQLSGIVSYLNESQNRRVQPQAVASRRPLVDINDLSSLVQVYQQRAATLVEMAAKSIQQELQRRKSQEDAWNNSAIDLVRASDAHCHYVVVKVFNDKLKGVGDTAIHSVLSTLALLYAMHGITKNSGDFLQTGLVSVPQVLQISVRIKELLSQLRPNVVALVDAFDIHDKKLNSVLGRYDGNVYENMFEWARRSPLNAAEVHESFQKYLKPLRSKL, encoded by the exons ATGAATCCTGATATCACACGAGAACGTCAAAATGCTTCGTTTGACGTCGAAAAACTTACCTACATTTTGGACGGAGGCCCGGAAAAGACTAAAAGAAGACGACAAATTG AGGCGCTGGTTTTCAGTGACCCAGATTTCCACGAGGACGACCCAAACTTCCTGTCTCGCAGCGAACGCTACGACCAGGCCGTTCGAAAAAGCGCCCAGATGGTCCTGAAGCTCAGAGAGTACGGCATCGCCGACCCGGAGGAAATCTATTACTACAAAAG TTGTGTTCACCCCGGCAGGCCATCGCCCTTGGACCTCCATTTGGCGATGTTCCTGCCCACGCTGCTCAACCAGGCCAGCCCGGCTCAAATGGACCGGTTCTTCATGCCCGCCTGGAACCTAGAGATCATCGGCACCTACGCTCAGACCGAGATCGGCCACG GGACACACCTGAGAGGCCTGGAGACCACAGCCACGTACGATCCGGCCACCCAGGAGTTTGTGTTGAACAGTCCCACCGTCAGCTCCATCAAATGGTGGCCTGGAGGAC TTGGGAAGACCTCCAACCATGCCATCGTTTTGGCCCAGCTGTACAGTTTGGGAAACTGCCACGGTCTGCATGCGTTCATCGTTCCCATCCGTGACATGAAGACTCATGAACCTCTGCCGG GAATCGTAGTCGGTGATATTGGCCCCAAGTTTGGCTTTAATGAAGTTGATAACGGATTTCTGAAATTGGAGAATGTGAGGATTCCTCGAGAGAATATGATGATGAAATACTCCAAG GTGGAGCCGGACGGGACGTACGTGAAGCCGCCCAGTTCCAAGCTGACCTATGGCACCATGGTGTTCGTCCGCTCCATGATTGTAGGCGAGTCGGCTCGCACCCTGTCCAAGTCCTGCACCATCGCCATCCGCTACAGCGCCGTGCGCCACCAGTCTGAGATCCGTCCGGG AGAACCAGAGCCTCAGATCCTGGACTACCAGACGCAGCAGTACAAGCTCTTCCCTCTGCTCTCCATGGCTTACGCGTTCACGTTTGTCGGCCAGTACATGACAGAGATATACCACCGGATCTCTGAAGACATCAGCCAGGGAGACTTCAACCAGCTGCCCGAG CTCCATGCCCTCTCTGCGGGCCTGAAGGCCTTCACCACCTGGGAAACCAACTCCGCCATCGAGGTGTGCCGCATGTCGTGCGGCGGCCACGGTTACTCCCGCAGCAGTGCCTTGCCCGATATTTACGTAGAGTTTACCCCAACCTGCACCTATGAGGGCGAGAACACAGTCATGATGCTGCAGACTGCAAG ATATCTGGTGAAGAGCTACCGACAGGCTGAAAAGGGCCAGCAGCTGAGCGGCATCGTGTCGTACCTGAACGAGTCCCAGAACCGGAGGGTCCAGCCGCAGGCCGTGGCCTCcaggcgccccctggtggacatCAATGACCTGAGCAGCCTGGTGCAGGTCTACCAGCAGAGAGCCGCAAC tTTAGTTGAAATGGCGGCAAAAAGCATCCAGCAGGAGCTGCAGCGCAGGAAGTCACAGGAGGACGCCTGGAACAACAGCGCTATCGACCTGGTCAGAGCCTCGGAT GCccactgtcactatgttgtggtGAAAGTCTTTAATGACAAGCTAAAAGGCGTTGGGGACACAGCAATACACTCTGTGCTGTCAACGCTGGCTCTGCTCTACGCCATGCATGGAATCACAAAGAACTCTGGAGACTTTCTGCAG ACTGGACTGGTGAGCGTGCCCCAGGTTCTGCAGATTTCGGTTCGTATCAAAGAGCTTCTGTCCCAGCTGCGACCCAACGTTGTGGCGCTGGTCGATGCCTTCGACATCCACGACAAGAAGCTGAATTCGGTTCTGGGACGCTACGACGGAAACGTCTACGAGAACATGTTCGAGTGGGCTCGCCGCTCACCTCTTAATGCCGCAGag GTCCATGAATCCTTCCAGAAGTACCTGAAGCCGCTGCGGTCCAAACTGTAA
- the ten1 gene encoding CST complex subunit TEN1 — protein sequence MSMLPPTAVFRLPWEVDSMTEGESVRTFGRLVCYQPDESRATLTAQHASKEHRVFVQTQFVEPFNPIIGAQYLVLGETEMYEGVGVMVRARVLNCVDGVNTALLQKAITEQRSFFAERECKQGEVTQSQDVT from the exons ATGTCGATGCTTCCTCCAACCGCAGTGTTTCGTCTTCCTTGGGAAGTAGACTCAATGACAGAAGGAGAATCAGTGCGGACATTTGGCAG ACTTGTTTGCTATCAGCCGGATGAATCCAGAGCCACCCTGACAGCCCAGCATGCTTCCAAAGAACACCGTGTGTTTGTCCAAACCCAGTTTGTTGAGCCATTTAACCCAATAATTGGAGCCCAGTACCTGGTTCTGGGTGAGACAGAAATGTATGAAG GTGTTGGTGTGATGGTTCGCGCCCGTGTGCTGAACTGTGTTGACGGAGTAAACACTGCACTTCTGCAGAAGGCTATCACTGAGCAGAGGAGCTTCTTCGCAGAGAGGGAGTGCAAACAGGGGGAGGTTACACAATCACAAGATGTAACTTGA